One Hyphomicrobium sp. CS1GBMeth3 DNA window includes the following coding sequences:
- a CDS encoding thermonuclease family protein encodes MSEHIRTTRLRPVALALAAILSLQMVPQGAALPPGNTGSLISGRATVIDGDTIEIAGERIRLEGIDAPETGQTCGGGWFGTWACGRAATDQLRWLVGGRRVDCYSAGRDKYNRILGWCAADGRDISAEMVRTGHAWAFVRYSTRYEGVEAEARRAKVGIWKGEAEPAWAYRARQWEVAEPKAPKGCAIKGNVSANGRIYHMPWSPWYAKVRVEPAKGERWFCSEAEAAKAGFRPAKGP; translated from the coding sequence ATGAGTGAGCATATCCGCACCACCCGCCTCCGGCCCGTGGCGCTTGCGCTGGCCGCGATTCTTTCGCTTCAGATGGTGCCCCAGGGCGCCGCCCTTCCCCCAGGCAACACCGGATCCTTGATCAGCGGCCGCGCGACCGTGATCGATGGCGATACGATCGAGATTGCCGGCGAGCGCATCCGCCTCGAAGGCATCGACGCGCCCGAAACCGGACAGACCTGCGGTGGCGGCTGGTTCGGCACCTGGGCCTGCGGACGCGCGGCGACGGACCAGCTCCGCTGGCTCGTCGGCGGGCGCCGTGTCGACTGCTACTCGGCCGGGCGCGACAAGTACAATCGCATCCTCGGCTGGTGCGCGGCGGACGGCCGCGACATCAGTGCCGAAATGGTCCGCACCGGGCATGCCTGGGCGTTCGTCCGCTACTCGACGCGCTATGAGGGCGTCGAAGCCGAGGCGCGGCGCGCGAAAGTCGGCATCTGGAAAGGCGAGGCGGAACCGGCCTGGGCCTACCGCGCGCGACAGTGGGAGGTTGCCGAACCCAAGGCGCCGAAAGGCTGCGCCATCAAAGGCAACGTGTCGGCGAACGGGCGCATCTATCACATGCCGTGGAGCCCCTGGTACGCCAAGGTGCGCGTCGAGCCCGCCAAGGGCGAGCGCTGGTTCTGCAGCGAGGCAGAGGCCGCGAAAGCCGGCTTTCGTCCGGCGAAAGGGCCATAG
- a CDS encoding AsmA family protein: MQAPPPGYPPHGLPGEPYPPRRGPGLPPPPMPAHSQRAPAHPYPGGPAKPRRKAGFGTILLYTGLGLGAMVAGAAAFAVMALPAGFVRDRAVAAVKEATGRDLVIAGPTSFSLFPSLAISFSDVTLSGMPGSGAKPLLTTKNLDVSVAFWPLLEREIRVNALTLREPEINLEVDAEGRRSWDFAAARQSSGIRMAQASTGTVSDADPAASSGASTTTLRVSDLKLDNVRVDNGRVTYSDARTGRTSEFSAINMQLATPALTAPLDLEGNAAWKGKTVHFNGALTSLSDVLEERPAKLRLALGADVLDASFEGKATFETLSTEGILSANTSSARALFGWLGTDLPPSRGFGALTAKGLWRSAPDSYTFTTAEIVLDSTTAVGDIKLDTRGARPFIEADLKLTELDLNIYESEGDAPPRAAPTAPASSGEGSPRSIEDLIGNTAPPGPRVKGYTKRDGWDEDAFNLALLGAVDANARLSVDKLTVGSLRLGQSDLNVALKNRVMTTTLDRVSLYEGAGIGTVMLDGTAGTRANLAVDVKLEGVSAQPLFKDMLEIDRLAGKGRVALTLVGQGTNQREIIETLNGRASLAFADGAIIGINVPEMIRNLSKGNLGGLSTAPTDKTDFSEMTSTWTVNGGVAENQDLKLVSPLLRLAGSGRVTLPTRELDYTLRPRIVASLEGQGSAKPDAGGVEIPVHVQGPWDNPNFKPDVAGALNNPKTVEAIKEIGKQFKGKKTDEIVNDLLSGDSKTRKAKGKELLEQFLKQD, from the coding sequence ATGCAGGCTCCGCCGCCGGGCTACCCGCCGCACGGGCTCCCGGGAGAGCCGTACCCGCCGAGACGCGGTCCAGGTCTTCCACCGCCGCCGATGCCCGCCCATTCGCAACGCGCTCCGGCACACCCGTATCCTGGCGGCCCGGCGAAACCGCGTCGAAAAGCAGGCTTCGGCACCATCCTGCTCTACACAGGTCTCGGCCTCGGCGCGATGGTGGCGGGCGCCGCCGCTTTCGCCGTCATGGCGCTGCCGGCTGGCTTCGTGCGCGACCGCGCCGTCGCAGCCGTGAAGGAGGCGACGGGCCGTGACCTCGTCATCGCCGGCCCGACGTCGTTCTCGCTCTTCCCGTCGCTCGCGATCTCGTTCTCCGACGTCACGCTGTCCGGCATGCCCGGATCCGGGGCCAAGCCTCTCCTGACGACGAAAAACCTCGACGTCAGCGTCGCGTTCTGGCCGCTGCTCGAGCGCGAGATCCGCGTCAACGCACTGACCCTGCGCGAACCTGAGATCAACCTCGAGGTCGACGCCGAGGGCCGCCGCTCATGGGATTTCGCCGCCGCGCGCCAAAGCTCGGGTATCAGGATGGCTCAGGCGTCCACCGGCACGGTTTCGGATGCCGATCCGGCGGCCTCCTCCGGCGCCTCTACGACGACGCTTCGCGTTTCGGATCTCAAGCTCGACAACGTGCGCGTCGACAACGGCCGCGTGACCTACTCCGACGCGCGCACAGGGCGCACATCCGAGTTCTCGGCGATCAACATGCAGCTCGCCACGCCGGCGCTCACCGCACCTCTCGATCTCGAGGGCAACGCCGCCTGGAAAGGCAAGACGGTGCACTTCAACGGCGCGCTGACCTCCCTCTCCGATGTGCTTGAGGAGCGTCCCGCCAAGCTGCGGCTCGCGCTCGGCGCCGACGTGCTCGACGCCTCCTTCGAAGGCAAGGCAACGTTTGAGACACTCTCGACCGAGGGCATCCTGTCGGCGAACACGTCCTCGGCGCGAGCCCTCTTCGGCTGGCTTGGTACCGACTTGCCGCCGTCGCGGGGCTTCGGTGCCCTGACCGCGAAAGGCCTGTGGCGCAGCGCGCCGGACAGCTACACCTTCACGACGGCCGAGATCGTGCTCGACAGCACGACGGCGGTTGGCGACATCAAGCTCGACACGCGCGGCGCCCGCCCCTTCATCGAGGCGGACCTCAAGCTTACCGAGCTCGACCTCAACATTTACGAATCAGAGGGCGACGCGCCCCCGCGCGCCGCGCCGACGGCCCCCGCAAGCTCGGGCGAAGGATCACCCCGCTCGATCGAAGACCTGATCGGGAACACGGCGCCACCAGGTCCACGCGTCAAGGGCTACACCAAGCGTGATGGATGGGATGAGGATGCGTTCAATCTTGCCTTGCTCGGAGCCGTCGATGCCAACGCGCGCCTCTCGGTCGACAAGCTCACGGTTGGCTCGCTGCGCCTCGGGCAATCGGACCTGAACGTTGCGTTGAAGAACCGCGTCATGACGACGACGCTGGATCGCGTCAGTCTTTACGAGGGCGCCGGCATCGGCACCGTCATGCTCGACGGCACGGCTGGGACGCGCGCCAACCTGGCCGTGGATGTGAAGCTCGAGGGCGTCTCCGCCCAGCCGTTGTTCAAGGACATGCTCGAAATCGACCGGCTGGCCGGCAAAGGGCGCGTCGCGCTGACGCTCGTCGGCCAGGGCACGAACCAGCGCGAGATCATCGAGACCTTGAACGGCCGCGCATCGCTCGCGTTCGCGGATGGTGCCATCATCGGCATCAACGTCCCGGAGATGATCCGCAACTTGAGCAAGGGCAATCTGGGCGGCCTCAGCACGGCCCCGACCGACAAGACCGATTTCAGCGAGATGACGTCCACCTGGACCGTGAATGGCGGCGTCGCCGAGAACCAGGACCTGAAGCTCGTGAGCCCGCTGCTGCGCCTCGCGGGCTCTGGCCGCGTCACGCTTCCAACGCGCGAGCTGGACTACACGCTGCGCCCGCGCATCGTGGCGAGCCTCGAAGGCCAGGGCAGCGCGAAGCCGGATGCAGGCGGCGTCGAGATTCCGGTCCACGTGCAGGGGCCGTGGGACAATCCGAACTTCAAGCCGGACGTCGCTGGCGCGCTCAACAACCCGAAGACCGTCGAGGCGATCAAGGAGATCGGAAAGCAGTTCAAGGGCAAGAAAACGGACGAGATCGTCAACGATCTCCTGAGCGGCGACAGCAAGACGCGCAAGGCGAAAGGCAAGGAGCTGCTGGAGCAGTTCTTGAAACAGGACTAG
- a CDS encoding protein meaA: protein MSEKKAKDGVGKGPQRDKPWLFRTYAGHSTAAKSNELYRKNLAKGQTGLSIAFDLPTQTGYDSDHELAKGEVGKVGVPVSHLGDMRRLLEGIPLDQMNTSMTINATAAWLLSLYIATADETGAARTKLTGTIQNDIIKEYLSRGTYVFPPEPSLRLIKDTIVFSYREVPKWNPTNVCSYHLQEAGATPVQELSYALATAIAVLDTVKASGEVPASEFGDVVGRVSFFVNAGMRFITEICKMRAFSELWVEICRERYGVTDEKQSRFRYGVQVNSLGLTEPQPENNVYRILIEMLAVTLSKNARARAVQLPAWNEALGLPRPWDQQWSLRMQQIMAYETDLLEYGDVFDGSTEIARKVDALKEEAKAELATIERMGGAIAAIDYMKRRLVESNSARLRQIETGDQIVVGVNRWTETEPSPLTAGEGAIMVVDPAVEAEQVERLKAWRASRDAKAVEKAIADLEAAAKEGRNIMESSIACAKAGVTTGEWGTTLRRVFGEYRAPTGVAQAAPEKPGTELEGVRASVETVSNKLGRRIKFLVGKPGLDGHSNGAEQIAVRARDVGMEVVYEGIRLTPTQIVRAAVDESVHVVGLSILSGSHLPLVGEVMERMRKEGLSDVPLVVGGIIPPEDEVKLKGFGVAAVYTPKDFQLNDIMADIVRLVDGQQEKAA, encoded by the coding sequence ATGTCGGAAAAAAAGGCCAAGGATGGGGTAGGCAAAGGGCCGCAGCGGGATAAGCCCTGGCTGTTCCGCACCTATGCCGGCCATTCGACGGCCGCCAAGTCGAACGAGCTGTACCGGAAGAACCTGGCCAAGGGCCAGACGGGTCTTTCGATCGCCTTCGACCTGCCGACGCAGACCGGCTACGATTCCGACCACGAGTTGGCCAAGGGCGAGGTTGGAAAGGTCGGCGTGCCGGTTTCGCACCTCGGCGACATGCGCCGCCTGCTGGAGGGCATCCCCCTCGACCAGATGAACACCTCGATGACGATTAACGCGACCGCGGCGTGGCTGCTTTCGCTCTACATCGCCACCGCGGACGAGACCGGGGCTGCTCGTACGAAGCTCACCGGCACGATCCAGAACGACATCATCAAAGAGTACCTTTCGCGCGGGACCTACGTGTTCCCTCCGGAACCGTCGCTGCGGCTGATCAAGGACACCATCGTCTTCTCTTACCGGGAAGTTCCCAAGTGGAACCCGACGAATGTCTGCTCCTACCATCTGCAGGAAGCGGGTGCGACGCCGGTGCAGGAGCTTTCCTACGCGCTCGCCACCGCGATCGCCGTGCTCGATACCGTGAAGGCCTCGGGCGAGGTGCCGGCGTCCGAGTTCGGCGATGTGGTCGGCCGAGTGTCGTTCTTCGTCAACGCCGGGATGCGCTTCATTACCGAGATCTGCAAGATGCGCGCATTCAGCGAGCTGTGGGTCGAGATCTGCCGCGAGCGCTATGGCGTTACCGACGAAAAGCAGAGCCGCTTCCGCTACGGCGTCCAGGTCAACAGCCTCGGCCTCACGGAGCCGCAGCCGGAGAACAACGTTTACCGCATCCTCATCGAGATGCTGGCGGTGACACTCTCCAAGAATGCGCGGGCGCGTGCCGTGCAGCTTCCGGCCTGGAACGAGGCGCTCGGCCTGCCGCGCCCGTGGGACCAGCAGTGGTCGCTGCGCATGCAGCAGATCATGGCCTACGAGACCGATCTTCTGGAATACGGCGATGTCTTCGACGGCTCGACCGAGATCGCGCGCAAGGTAGATGCGCTCAAAGAAGAGGCGAAGGCGGAACTCGCTACCATCGAGCGCATGGGCGGCGCGATCGCCGCTATCGACTACATGAAGCGCCGCCTCGTCGAGAGCAACTCGGCACGGCTGCGCCAGATCGAGACCGGCGACCAGATCGTGGTCGGCGTCAACCGCTGGACGGAGACGGAGCCTTCTCCGCTCACCGCTGGCGAGGGCGCGATCATGGTCGTCGATCCGGCCGTCGAGGCGGAGCAGGTCGAGCGGCTCAAGGCTTGGCGCGCCTCGCGTGACGCGAAGGCCGTCGAGAAGGCCATCGCCGATCTCGAAGCGGCGGCCAAGGAAGGCCGCAACATCATGGAAAGCTCGATCGCCTGCGCCAAGGCCGGTGTCACGACGGGCGAGTGGGGCACGACGCTGCGGCGCGTGTTCGGCGAGTACCGCGCGCCGACGGGAGTTGCGCAGGCCGCTCCCGAGAAGCCGGGCACTGAGCTCGAAGGTGTGCGGGCGTCGGTGGAAACCGTTTCCAACAAGCTCGGCCGGCGCATCAAGTTCCTGGTCGGAAAGCCGGGACTCGACGGCCATTCGAACGGCGCGGAGCAAATCGCTGTGCGCGCGCGAGATGTCGGCATGGAGGTCGTCTACGAAGGCATCCGCCTGACGCCGACGCAGATCGTGCGCGCGGCCGTGGACGAGAGCGTGCACGTCGTGGGCCTGTCGATCCTGTCGGGCTCGCACCTGCCGCTGGTCGGCGAGGTCATGGAGCGGATGCGCAAGGAGGGCCTGTCGGACGTGCCGCTGGTCGTCGGTGGCATTATTCCGCCCGAGGATGAGGTCAAGCTCAAGGGATTCGGCGTCGCCGCTGTCTATACGCCTAAGGACTTCCAGCTCAATGATATCATGGCCGACATCGTGCGCCTGGTCGATGGCCAGCAGGAAAAAGCCGCCTAA
- the ccrA gene encoding crotonyl-CoA carboxylase/reductase, which yields MSSQSAATAASAAPNVVEAKKDLYEIGEIPPLGHVPKNMYAWAIRAERHGEPDKAMQVEVLPTWELDSHDVLVLVMAAGVNYNGVWASLGQPISPINDVHKHPYHIAGSDASGIVWAVGSKVKRWKVGDEVVIHCNQDDGDDEECNGGDPMFSPSQRIWGYETPDGSFAQFCRVQDRQLLERPKHLTWEEAACYTLTLATAYRMLFGHRPHVLRPGHNVLVWGASGGLGSFAVQLCATSGANAIGVVSEDDKRDFVMQLGAKGVINRKNFKCWGQLPKVGTPEYNTWLKEMRSFGKAIWDITGKGVNVDMVFEHPGEATIPVSVQVVKRGGMVVICAGTTGYNLTMDARYLWMHQKRVQGSHFANLQQASQANKLVVERRIDPCMSEVFSWAQIPKAHMRMMRNEHKPGNMAVLVSAPTTGLRTFEDVLEASQARFGAA from the coding sequence ATGTCAAGCCAAAGCGCCGCAACCGCCGCCTCGGCTGCGCCGAACGTGGTTGAGGCCAAAAAAGATCTCTACGAGATCGGCGAGATTCCGCCGCTCGGCCATGTGCCGAAAAATATGTACGCCTGGGCCATTCGCGCCGAGCGGCATGGCGAGCCGGACAAGGCCATGCAGGTCGAGGTGCTTCCCACGTGGGAGCTCGATAGCCACGACGTGCTCGTCCTCGTGATGGCCGCGGGTGTGAACTACAACGGCGTATGGGCATCGCTCGGTCAGCCGATCTCGCCGATCAACGATGTGCACAAGCACCCTTACCATATCGCTGGCTCAGACGCGTCGGGCATCGTCTGGGCTGTCGGCTCCAAGGTGAAGCGCTGGAAGGTGGGCGACGAGGTCGTCATCCATTGTAATCAGGACGACGGCGACGACGAGGAGTGCAACGGCGGCGATCCGATGTTCTCGCCCTCGCAGCGGATCTGGGGCTATGAGACGCCGGACGGCAGCTTCGCGCAGTTCTGCCGTGTGCAGGACCGCCAGCTCCTCGAGCGTCCGAAGCATCTGACCTGGGAAGAGGCGGCCTGTTACACGCTGACGCTTGCCACCGCTTACCGCATGCTCTTTGGCCATCGTCCGCACGTGCTGCGTCCGGGCCATAACGTTCTCGTCTGGGGCGCATCGGGCGGCCTCGGCTCGTTCGCCGTGCAGCTCTGCGCAACGTCGGGTGCCAACGCCATCGGCGTCGTCAGCGAAGATGACAAGCGCGATTTCGTAATGCAGCTCGGCGCCAAGGGCGTCATCAACCGCAAGAACTTCAAGTGCTGGGGCCAGCTGCCGAAGGTTGGCACGCCCGAGTACAACACGTGGCTGAAGGAGATGCGTAGCTTCGGCAAGGCGATCTGGGACATCACCGGCAAGGGCGTCAACGTCGACATGGTGTTCGAGCATCCGGGTGAGGCGACGATCCCGGTCTCGGTGCAGGTCGTGAAGCGCGGCGGCATGGTCGTCATCTGCGCCGGCACGACGGGCTACAACCTGACCATGGACGCGCGGTACCTCTGGATGCACCAGAAGCGCGTACAGGGTTCGCACTTTGCGAATCTCCAGCAGGCAAGCCAAGCCAACAAGCTCGTCGTCGAGCGCCGCATCGACCCGTGCATGTCGGAGGTCTTTTCCTGGGCTCAGATTCCGAAAGCGCACATGCGCATGATGAGAAACGAGCACAAGCCGGGCAACATGGCGGTGCTGGTTTCCGCGCCGACCACGGGCCTGCGCACCTTCGAGGACGTGCTGGAAGCAAGCCAGGCGCGCTTCGGCGCCGCCTGA
- the lepB gene encoding signal peptidase I has protein sequence METNRESSAQTLTAWYSIWWRPQATIKALLRRDVRTTTLILAALAGIATTIGIGSMAPNLHWFALTTGAVLIGSVFGLLALYVEGALLAWTGRPLGGRASQSALRMAIAWAELPNVAALLIILATFAVFHQEFLRAYARVSGLGSPILDAVIVVLALLSLWAILLRVRTVGAVQQFGLVRSVTNVAAVLLMMAAAALSIRTFLFQPFVISAGSMEPALRIGDYVFVDKRSYGYSRYSFPIDARFEGRLGGKAPARGDLIVFKLPSDPRIDYVKRIIGLPGDEILMEGGVLHLNGKPVPKQRSADFASSSWHGANDTILAFEESLPEGKTITVLDSEPDGPFDTAGPFRVPAGHYFVMGDNRDNSVDSRDPQQVALIPADLVVGRVSLIYFSADEPRETESIANAFANIRWSRMFLAPE, from the coding sequence ATGGAGACCAACCGAGAATCCTCTGCACAGACCCTGACCGCCTGGTACTCGATCTGGTGGCGACCTCAAGCGACTATCAAGGCTCTCCTGCGACGCGATGTCAGAACGACTACGCTGATTCTGGCCGCGCTGGCGGGAATCGCTACGACGATCGGCATCGGCAGCATGGCCCCCAATCTTCACTGGTTCGCCTTGACTACCGGCGCCGTTCTGATCGGTTCTGTCTTCGGTCTCTTGGCGCTTTATGTCGAAGGCGCTCTCCTGGCGTGGACAGGCCGTCCCTTGGGAGGTAGGGCGAGCCAAAGTGCCCTACGCATGGCGATTGCCTGGGCAGAGCTGCCGAATGTCGCGGCGCTCTTGATCATCCTCGCAACGTTCGCTGTATTCCACCAGGAGTTCCTGCGCGCCTACGCGCGTGTGTCGGGCCTAGGGAGTCCGATCCTCGACGCCGTGATCGTTGTCCTGGCTCTGCTGTCGCTGTGGGCCATCCTTCTCCGCGTCCGAACCGTGGGCGCAGTACAGCAGTTCGGTCTTGTCCGCTCGGTCACCAATGTGGCTGCAGTCCTGCTCATGATGGCTGCGGCAGCCCTCTCGATCCGGACCTTCCTGTTCCAGCCGTTCGTGATCTCGGCTGGTTCCATGGAGCCGGCGCTCCGCATTGGAGACTACGTTTTCGTCGACAAGCGCAGCTACGGTTACAGCCGTTATTCTTTTCCGATCGATGCGCGCTTCGAGGGCCGGCTCGGCGGCAAAGCGCCGGCCCGCGGTGATCTCATCGTTTTCAAGCTGCCGAGCGATCCCAGGATCGATTACGTCAAGCGCATCATCGGACTGCCGGGCGACGAGATCCTGATGGAAGGCGGCGTGTTGCACCTCAACGGCAAGCCGGTGCCAAAACAGAGGTCCGCAGACTTCGCATCCTCATCATGGCACGGGGCGAACGATACGATCCTGGCCTTCGAGGAGAGCTTGCCCGAAGGCAAAACAATCACTGTCCTCGACAGTGAGCCGGACGGCCCCTTCGACACCGCCGGGCCGTTTCGCGTTCCGGCCGGCCACTATTTTGTCATGGGCGACAACCGCGACAACTCCGTCGACAGTCGGGACCCACAACAGGTCGCTCTCATCCCCGCCGACCTCGTCGTGGGGCGCGTGTCTCTGATCTATTTTTCCGCGGACGAACCGCGCGAGACGGAGTCTATCGCGAACGCGTTCGCCAACATCCGCTGGAGTCGGATGTTCCTCGCTCCAGAATAA
- a CDS encoding YihY/virulence factor BrkB family protein translates to MKRYRTLLTAIYRLYEHSGFAMAGAVAFSFVVSLFPFCIFLGGLAGLFGGRELAAVAVAQLFQNLPPAVAEALAPQVDAIMGRTRIDLLTFGGFLALFFATSAVETLRAALNGAYRVTETRSYPACLALSMLLVLISGASMLVLTWAVVVGPAFAAQFEPSWVEPSLIRSLLDSTWLAPVVRYTLGAAVIGVQLLAFHLWLAAGKRRLADVWPGVALSVVLWLAIAGFYSYYLSISNYARFYAGLSQLMVAMIFFQVTAVIILLGAELNRGIMEFKKLANGNH, encoded by the coding sequence ATGAAGCGTTATCGAACCCTGCTGACCGCCATCTACCGCCTCTACGAGCACTCGGGCTTTGCCATGGCGGGCGCTGTGGCCTTCTCATTCGTGGTCTCGCTGTTCCCGTTCTGCATTTTTCTCGGTGGACTGGCGGGTCTCTTCGGTGGACGGGAGCTGGCAGCGGTGGCCGTTGCGCAACTGTTCCAGAACCTGCCGCCTGCGGTGGCGGAAGCGCTGGCGCCGCAGGTCGACGCCATCATGGGCCGCACGCGCATCGACCTTCTGACCTTCGGCGGGTTTCTTGCGCTCTTCTTCGCGACCAGCGCTGTCGAGACGCTGCGGGCGGCGCTCAACGGCGCCTATCGCGTGACGGAAACGCGCTCCTATCCCGCGTGTCTCGCGCTCAGCATGTTGCTCGTGCTGATCAGCGGCGCCTCCATGCTGGTTCTGACCTGGGCCGTGGTCGTGGGGCCGGCGTTCGCCGCGCAGTTCGAGCCATCGTGGGTGGAGCCTTCGTTGATCCGATCGCTCCTCGATTCGACGTGGCTCGCACCGGTGGTTCGCTACACCCTTGGCGCGGCCGTGATCGGCGTCCAGCTTCTCGCGTTCCATCTCTGGCTCGCGGCCGGCAAGCGCCGCCTCGCCGACGTGTGGCCCGGCGTCGCGCTCTCCGTCGTGCTCTGGCTCGCGATCGCGGGCTTCTATTCCTACTATCTCTCGATCAGCAACTACGCGCGCTTCTATGCAGGCCTGTCGCAGCTGATGGTGGCGATGATCTTCTTCCAGGTTACCGCCGTGATCATCCTGTTGGGTGCCGAGCTCAACCGCGGCATCATGGAGTTCAAGAAGCTCGCAAATGGGAACCACTAA
- a CDS encoding acyl-CoA dehydrogenase family protein has protein sequence MTAVEVKADNNLLEAGPQRLIARTAEVVEAADRILALAKDGVRGKVSEAGGVDAAQHAAHGLAWLATTVEALRQMNLWAARLQEEGSFGEFEQLILLAAFGEYGAQVASGIPMSQLEIIRPEALGVPKSEIRKYEDAVADVVAAGSAESVKAKLATLIEHAQGATTFGNSGLDETMSAIHEQMRDFSEAEVVPHAHEWHLANAYIPLEIVEKVAELGVFGLTLPEEYGGLGLGKLAMCVVSEELSRGYIGVGSLGTRAEIAGELIHNNGTPEQKEKYLPKIATGEWLPTAVFTEPNTGSDLASLKTRAVKDGDVYRITGQKTWITHPVRADIMTVLTRTNPDEKGYKGLSMFIAEKSRGSDDEPFPAKGMTGGEIEVLGYRGMKEYDISFDGFEVPAENLLGGVEGQGFKQLMNTFEGARIQTAARAVGVAQCAMDLALKYALERNQFGKPIYAFPRVYNKVVMMAVETMIARQLSYFAAREKDEGHRCDLEAGMAKLLGARVAWANADNALQIHGGNGFALEYPVSRVLCDARILNIFEGAAEIQAQVIARRLLEDKG, from the coding sequence ATGACGGCTGTTGAGGTCAAGGCGGACAACAACCTTCTCGAAGCCGGCCCGCAGCGTCTGATCGCGCGGACAGCCGAGGTGGTCGAGGCCGCGGACCGCATTCTCGCTCTCGCCAAGGACGGTGTTCGCGGCAAGGTCAGCGAGGCGGGCGGCGTCGACGCGGCCCAGCATGCGGCGCATGGCCTCGCCTGGCTCGCCACCACGGTAGAGGCGCTGCGTCAGATGAACCTGTGGGCCGCGAGGCTTCAGGAGGAAGGCTCGTTCGGCGAGTTCGAGCAGCTGATCCTGCTCGCCGCGTTCGGCGAGTATGGCGCCCAGGTCGCGAGCGGCATCCCCATGAGCCAGCTCGAGATCATTCGGCCCGAGGCGCTCGGCGTCCCGAAGTCTGAGATCCGTAAATACGAAGACGCCGTGGCGGATGTCGTCGCAGCAGGCAGCGCCGAGAGCGTGAAGGCCAAGCTTGCAACGCTGATCGAGCACGCCCAGGGCGCGACGACGTTCGGCAACTCCGGTCTCGACGAAACGATGTCTGCCATTCACGAGCAGATGCGCGATTTCTCGGAGGCCGAGGTCGTGCCGCATGCGCACGAGTGGCATCTCGCCAACGCCTACATCCCCCTTGAGATCGTCGAGAAGGTTGCCGAGCTCGGCGTCTTCGGCCTGACGCTGCCGGAGGAGTACGGCGGACTCGGCCTCGGCAAGCTCGCCATGTGCGTCGTCTCCGAGGAGCTGTCGCGCGGCTACATCGGTGTCGGCTCGCTCGGCACCCGCGCCGAGATCGCGGGCGAGCTGATCCACAACAACGGCACGCCCGAGCAGAAGGAGAAGTATCTCCCGAAGATCGCCACCGGCGAGTGGCTGCCGACGGCTGTCTTCACCGAGCCGAACACGGGCTCCGACCTCGCGTCCTTGAAAACGCGCGCGGTCAAGGACGGCGACGTTTACAGGATCACCGGCCAGAAGACCTGGATCACGCATCCCGTGCGCGCCGACATCATGACCGTGCTGACGCGCACGAACCCCGATGAGAAGGGCTACAAGGGTCTTTCGATGTTCATCGCCGAGAAGTCGCGCGGTTCGGATGACGAGCCGTTCCCGGCCAAGGGCATGACGGGCGGCGAGATCGAGGTGCTCGGCTATCGCGGCATGAAGGAGTACGACATCTCCTTCGACGGCTTCGAGGTGCCGGCCGAGAACCTGCTCGGCGGAGTCGAGGGCCAAGGCTTCAAGCAGCTCATGAACACGTTCGAGGGCGCGCGCATCCAGACGGCCGCACGTGCCGTCGGCGTTGCCCAGTGCGCTATGGATCTGGCCCTCAAGTACGCGCTCGAGCGCAACCAGTTCGGCAAGCCGATCTATGCCTTCCCGCGCGTCTACAACAAGGTCGTGATGATGGCGGTCGAGACCATGATCGCGCGCCAGCTCTCCTACTTCGCAGCCCGCGAGAAGGATGAAGGTCATCGCTGCGATCTCGAGGCCGGCATGGCGAAGCTGCTCGGCGCCCGCGTCGCCTGGGCCAACGCCGACAACGCGCTGCAGATCCACGGCGGCAACGGTTTCGCACTGGAGTATCCGGTTTCGCGCGTCCTCTGCGACGCCCGCATCCTGAACATCTTCGAGGGCGCGGCCGAGATTCAGGCCCAGGTCATCGCCCGCCGCCTGCTCGAGGACAAAGGCTGA